The Desulfurella amilsii DNA window GCTTGCTTTTTCTTTAGCATTTAGCGTTCAAAGAGCAATAGCAAGTGAACTTGCCTACTTTTCCTTAATTAGCTTTATGTCAAAACCTTATATTGATTACATTATATATATTATTGTAGGTACTGCAATGGTATTTGGCGGCTTGTATGTTTTTAGATTTAATAATGTTTTTCATATACATTTTGACAAAATTGATAAAATACACCACCAAGAGGCATTATCTGGCAATTACATAGATGAAAAACATAAAAAAACCACATATAAAATGGCTATAATTCACGGTTTTATTGCAGGCTGGGGCTTTGGTGCGTTCGCTTTGATTCTATACACAATATTAGCCCCCTCTATGCCAAACGCTTATAGTGCATGGTTACCTGGATTTATGTTTGGGCTTGGCACCACTACTGTTCAAATTTTGGCAGGTGCATTTTTTGGTATTTTAGGTAAGAGATTAAATTTGCCTCAAAACGTAAGTCAGCATATAGCAAAACTTACAGCGTCAAGAACACTTGTTTGGGGTGGCATATTATTTGCATTATCTGGCATTTTAGGCTTGAGCTATCCGAATCTGCTATCGTTTAATATTGCAACGCCTATAAAAGTTCACAACTTGCATAATTTAAATATAGGCTTTTTCTTAGTTATTGTTATAGTATTAGGTGTTGGACTTACAACTTTTATAGGAGAAACGATAAAATACAAAAGGCTATACAAAACTATTTAAACCTAATCAAATAATCAAACTCATCTGACTTTCCAACAGCATTTGCAAGGTTTTCTAGCGCTATGCAGTACCCATATATAGCTCCATAGTAGTTAGACTCAGATTGAGTAAGAAGTGTTCTTGCATCAAGTATGTCTGTGGATGTTGCAAGTTGGTTTAGATAGCGCTCATTGGTTAGCTTATAGTTTTCATTTGCTTCTTTTAGGGCAGTTTGGGATACTGAGATATTGTGGTATGCTACTTCAGCTTGATCGTATGCGTTTAGTATTTGAGTTTTGGACTGTGTTTTTAGATT harbors:
- a CDS encoding sulfite exporter TauE/SafE family protein produces the protein MDLFNVHAQSSVFMTIILAYLLGIVHGITPDEHTWPITFSYSIGSYSAKKGFFIGLAFSLAFSVQRAIASELAYFSLISFMSKPYIDYIIYIIVGTAMVFGGLYVFRFNNVFHIHFDKIDKIHHQEALSGNYIDEKHKKTTYKMAIIHGFIAGWGFGAFALILYTILAPSMPNAYSAWLPGFMFGLGTTTVQILAGAFFGILGKRLNLPQNVSQHIAKLTASRTLVWGGILFALSGILGLSYPNLLSFNIATPIKVHNLHNLNIGFFLVIVIVLGVGLTTFIGETIKYKRLYKTI